The genomic segment TCATTAACAACATTTTCAAAACGATAATGTTGTTGTCGCATTATGGTTGGGTCAGGGCTATCTGCTGTGGCAAAATGGGAATAAATTCCGGCTAATTCTAAATTCGGTAATCGTTGGACTAATTGAAAAAATTCTAACCCTTGTTGCCAAGGAGTTCCTAACCGCGACATTCCCGTATCAATCTTAATTTGAACCCCTAAAGATTGATTTAATGAACTCAAGGTTTCTGAGAATAATAAAGCCTGTTGGGGGGTGCATAATGTGGGTTGTAGTTGCCAATGGGCGATGGCCTGTACTTCTCCAGCAGTATGTATCGCCCCCAACACTAAAATCGGTTTCTTAATTCCGGCTTCTCGTAATTCTATCCCCTCTGGAAGGGTCGCCACGGCTAACCATTCCGCGCCTGCCTGACAAACCGTTTTCGCCACTGAAACTGCCCCATGTCCATAGGCATCCGCTTTCACAACGGCCATTAAATGGGTTTGGGGAGATAATAACCGTTTAATTTGGCGAACATTTTCCCCCAGTGCCTCTAAATCTACTTCAACCCACGCCCGTTGACGAATTCCAACCTCTATCTCGGAATTGTGCAACGATGAATCGAGGGATTGATTCGTTGTGTTTGCAATCGAAATCGATTTTCCGCTCACCATATTTTAATTCACTCCTCAACCCAGAATTAGAATTGACAATTCCTAATCAATAGAATTGTCCTATCAGTTATTTACAGCTTTCTACTCTATTGTCAACCTTCCGCAATCTGTTGTTATAGCAGGGAACAGGCAACCGGGAATAGGGAACAGCAAGAAAAAGACAGATACAAGTCTAGGTTTGAACATCAATCTTGCTCATTCACCGGGCTGGAGACTTCTCAGTCATCAAACAAGTAACAGTTTATGAATTGACTTCGCCGTATTTTGCCGTTTAACCCCTGAAGACGTTAAGCTGTGTTAATATCGGTCAAATCTTATTGCAGAATCCAGACAATGGGTAATGTGTTAGTTTTGAATGCCTCCTATGAGCCACTCAATATCACGACTTGGCGACGGGCGGTTATTTTGTTGCTCAAAGAAAAAGCCGAACAGGTTGAGCATAATGGAAAATTTATTTTTCCCGATTTTCCATTTCCAACCGTGATCAGACTTCGCCATTATGTTCGGGTTCCTTATAAAGATATTCCACTAACCCGAAGAAATATATTGCACCGGGATAGTCATTCCTGTCAATACTGTGGATATACCGGAGATGATTTAACCCTAGATCATGTGATTCCGCGTTCTCGTGGTGGAGGAGATTCTTGGGAAAATCTGGTGTCTGCTTGTGTTCAGTGTAATGTCAGGAAGGGCAGTCGCACACCAAAAGAGGCTGGGATGACCTTGCGGATACCCCCGCGAAAACCCTACAGCAGCCTTTATTTTGAAGTGACGAAGCACGTCAAAAGTGGCATGAACAAAGAGTGGCAAAAATATATAATTGGTCTTTAAGCCCCTGTCTATATCAAGTACAGGGGTTTTTTGTTAGTCGGGTTGCGGGTGTTGCTTGGTTCTTGATTTTTTAAGAATTACGAATTAAGAATTAAGAATTAAAAATTGTAATTCGTAATTTGTAATTTGTAATTCGTAATTAAATGTTCATTCTCAATTGAAAAAAATTTTATGACGGATTTATATTTAATTCGGCACGGAATTGCAGCAGAACACGGAACCTATCAAAATGATGACGAACGCCCATTAACCCAAGAAGGCGATCGCAAAACTCGAAAAGTTGCCAGTCGCCTTAAAGAGTTAGAATTAGAATTTGATATAATCTTGACCAGTCCTCTGATTCGCGCTCGCCAAACCGCAGAAATTCTCAAAGCCGCAGGATTATCACAGCAGTTAGAAGAATGTGCTGCTTTAGCTCCCGGTGGTAATCTTCACGATTGGGTAAGTTGGTACAACAATTGGAAAACAACATCCGCTAAGGCATTCGCTTTAGTCGGACATCAACCGGATTTAGGTCATTGGGCAGAATTATTGCTCTGGGGGAATTTTCAAGAATCCTTAATAGTCAAAAAAGCAGGAGTCATCGGGATT from the Planktothrix tepida PCC 9214 genome contains:
- the alr gene encoding alanine racemase, with protein sequence MVSGKSISIANTTNQSLDSSLHNSEIEVGIRQRAWVEVDLEALGENVRQIKRLLSPQTHLMAVVKADAYGHGAVSVAKTVCQAGAEWLAVATLPEGIELREAGIKKPILVLGAIHTAGEVQAIAHWQLQPTLCTPQQALLFSETLSSLNQSLGVQIKIDTGMSRLGTPWQQGLEFFQLVQRLPNLELAGIYSHFATADSPDPTIMRQQHYRFENVVNEIRDHWQSDTHLKFPVLHIANSAATLADANLHYDMVRIGLSLYGLYPAPHLESAVTLKPAMQIKARVTQVKTIEAGTGVSYGYQFIAKKQTRIAVVGIGYADGIPRNLSNKIKVLIRGQWVTQIGTITMDQIMLDVSDIPDLQVGEVVTLLGQDGDYSISADDWANILGTISWEILCGFKHRLPRVNIK
- a CDS encoding HNH endonuclease, producing MGNVLVLNASYEPLNITTWRRAVILLLKEKAEQVEHNGKFIFPDFPFPTVIRLRHYVRVPYKDIPLTRRNILHRDSHSCQYCGYTGDDLTLDHVIPRSRGGGDSWENLVSACVQCNVRKGSRTPKEAGMTLRIPPRKPYSSLYFEVTKHVKSGMNKEWQKYIIGL
- the sixA gene encoding phosphohistidine phosphatase SixA — translated: MTDLYLIRHGIAAEHGTYQNDDERPLTQEGDRKTRKVASRLKELELEFDIILTSPLIRARQTAEILKAAGLSQQLEECAALAPGGNLHDWVSWYNNWKTTSAKAFALVGHQPDLGHWAELLLWGNFQESLIVKKAGVIGITLPSTGSPIGQSQLFWLTSPKFLLS